The following proteins are co-located in the Heliorestis convoluta genome:
- a CDS encoding flagellin, producing the protein MIINHNAASSNTLTQITKNTKKLSVNMQRLSSGLRINTAADDAAGLTISKKMRGQIRGLQQADRNILDGISLIQTAEAALAQIQNPQLQRMRELIIQAKNDTLTTDDRQLIQQEIEQIKESIDDIANNTEFNGIKLLNGSNPYATEAGEKVSHKITNVLSSHPVGATGNFQFATNEGYPTTSLDNNQRLVFGSGGTSHPSVRIDGESYPLRSYVQQQTQVVNGIHSTVYNVNNVEITQSVRIVGQYNDKYEISYNIKNKSDSPKEIGFQFHVDTMLGNDDHAPFVVNGSIIHNETMYTGSDIPTDFVVYNQTTGSGSNAEFQAHGILKTMGEFIVHEEPSKFAIGHYNRVSSWDFSPSGTVGDSGYSVYWNERVIESGSSFVVNTFYGQSVPPTVTPPSLEEEDFYDIILQIGPNEPDQYRIRLVDARAEALGIHDISVDPKDEAARALLKLDAAITKVSTARSLFGSSQNRLEYITKNASNYGLNLTEAESRISDADLAEEVVDFTRRNIQNQASQAMLAQAHQQPQSILQLLR; encoded by the coding sequence ATGATCATAAACCACAACGCAGCCTCTTCAAACACCCTAACCCAGATAACGAAAAACACCAAAAAACTATCCGTGAACATGCAAAGGCTATCATCGGGACTACGTATCAATACAGCAGCCGATGATGCAGCGGGGTTAACCATTTCTAAAAAAATGAGGGGGCAAATTCGAGGACTGCAACAGGCTGACAGAAATATTCTTGATGGAATCTCACTGATTCAGACCGCCGAAGCAGCGCTTGCCCAAATCCAGAATCCTCAATTACAACGAATGAGAGAATTAATCATTCAAGCCAAAAACGACACTCTAACGACAGATGATAGACAGTTGATTCAACAAGAGATAGAGCAAATCAAAGAAAGTATCGATGATATTGCCAACAATACGGAGTTTAATGGCATAAAACTACTCAACGGTTCAAACCCCTATGCAACAGAAGCAGGCGAAAAGGTTTCGCATAAAATCACCAATGTCCTATCTAGTCATCCTGTTGGTGCTACTGGAAATTTTCAATTTGCTACAAATGAAGGTTATCCAACCACTTCTCTAGATAACAACCAAAGGCTTGTTTTTGGAAGTGGTGGTACTTCCCATCCCAGTGTAAGAATCGATGGTGAAAGTTATCCCTTGAGAAGTTACGTGCAACAGCAGACGCAAGTAGTAAATGGCATCCACTCAACCGTTTATAACGTGAACAATGTAGAAATCACACAATCCGTACGAATCGTAGGCCAGTACAACGATAAGTATGAAATAAGCTACAACATAAAAAATAAGTCAGACAGTCCCAAGGAAATTGGATTTCAGTTCCACGTTGATACAATGCTAGGAAATGACGATCATGCCCCTTTTGTCGTAAATGGCTCGATCATACATAATGAAACAATGTATACAGGCAGTGATATCCCTACAGATTTTGTCGTATACAATCAAACCACAGGTAGCGGCAGCAATGCGGAGTTTCAAGCCCATGGCATCTTAAAAACCATGGGTGAGTTTATTGTTCATGAAGAACCATCAAAATTTGCCATCGGTCATTACAACCGAGTAAGCAGTTGGGATTTTTCACCGAGTGGGACCGTTGGTGATAGTGGCTATAGTGTTTATTGGAATGAGAGGGTCATAGAAAGTGGAAGCTCTTTTGTTGTTAACACTTTTTACGGACAATCGGTTCCTCCGACGGTAACACCGCCTTCTTTGGAAGAAGAAGATTTTTATGACATCATTCTCCAAATAGGCCCTAATGAACCGGATCAATACAGGATAAGACTTGTAGATGCTCGAGCGGAAGCGCTAGGCATTCACGATATTTCCGTAGATCCCAAGGATGAAGCGGCACGAGCACTTCTCAAGCTCGATGCAGCTATTACCAAAGTGTCAACAGCTCGCTCTCTCTTTGGCTCTTCTCAGAATCGATTAGAATACATCACCAAGAACGCAAGCAATTATGGGCTGAACCTAACGGAAGCAGAATCTCGTATCAGTGATGCCGATCTGGCCGAGGAAGTGGTAGATTTCACAAGAAGGAACATTCAGAACCAAGCATCGCAAGCCATGTTAGCGCAAGCGCATCAACAGCCCCAAAGTATTTTACAATTACTTCGCTAA